Sequence from the Fusobacterium periodonticum 1_1_41FAA genome:
AAGATAAAATTATCTGTGCCTTAAGTGATATGAAGGCATATGGAGTAAATGAAAATCATAAACTATATTTAATAGATAGCAATAAAAACATTACACTTTTAAATGATAATGATACTTGGCTTTCTTGTACTGTTGGAAGCGATTGTAGATTAGGTGGAGGAAAATCATTTAAAGTTATAGGAAATAAATTATATTTCCTAGCAACAATAGCTGAAAGAGTATATTTAAAATCTATAGATACAAATGGAAAAGTAGAAATTTTATCAGATAAAGATGGGACTATAGATTTCTTTGATATAGCTAATGGAGAAATATATTATGTTGGAATGAGAGACTATACTTTACAAGAAGTTTATAAATTAGAAAATAATGAATCTACAAAATTAACTTCTTTCAATGAAGAAATTAATAAAAAATATAAGATATCTAAACCAGAAGTTTTTGATTTTACTACAAATGGAGCTACAACAAAAGGTTTTGTAATCTACCCTGTAGACTATGATAAAAATAAAACTTATCCTGCAATCTTAGATATACATGGTGGACCAAAAACAGTCTATGGAAATGTTTTCTATAATGAAATGCAAGTTTGGGCTAATATGGGATACTTCGTGTTCTTCACTAATCCGCATGGAAGTGATGGATATGGAAATGAATTTGCAGATATAAGAGGGAAATATGGAACTATTGACTATGAAGATTTAATGAACTTCACTGACTATGTTCTAGAAAAATATCCTATTGATAAATCAAGAGTTGGAGTAACAGGTGGTTCATATGGTGGATATATGACTAACTGGATAATTGGACATACAGATAGATTCCGTTGTGCAGTTTCTCAAAGAAGTATATCTAACTGGATTTCAAAATTTGGTACAACAGATATTGGTTATTATTTTAATGCTGACCAAAACCAAGCTACACCTTGGATAAATCATGATAAGTTATGGTGGCATTCTCCACTTAAATATGCAGATAAGGCTAAGACACCAACTCTATTTATACATTCTGAACAAGACTATAGATGTTGGTTAGCAGAGGGAATACAAATGTTTACAGCTTTAAAATACCATGGAGTAGAAGCTAGACTTTGTATGTTTAGAGGAGAAAATCACGAATTATCAAGAAGTGGAAAACCTAAACACAGATTAAGAAGATTAACAGAAATTACAAATTGGTTTGAAAAATACTTAAAGTAACTGGGTACTAAATAGGTAAAAATAAGTGAGTTACGAATGGAAATTTTAGATAAAAAATCAAATAGAATGAGCCGAGTAAATGTCGACATGTTTGAGCTAACTTGTTAGCGAGTTGGTCGAATTTACAGCGAATTCTTGATTTTTTATCGTTAAGAAATTTACTCAGTAACGAACTATTTTTACTATTATATAAAATGTAAGAAGGTGAGTTATGAAAAAGAATATATTAAAAATTTTTCTATTTTTTCTTATCTCTATTGTGAGTTTTGCAGCAAGTTTTAGAATTGAAAAATTAGATATAGAAGCTAATTTACAAAAAGATGGTTCTATGGTAGTAAGTGAAGCTGTAACTTATGATATTGATGAGATAAATGGAGTGTATTTTGATATAGATGCCAAGGGCTTTGGTGAACTACAATATATACAGGTCTTTGAAGATGATTCTACAGGTGGTTTTAAAGAAGTGGATACTTCTAATTATGAGGTCTCAGTAAGTGATGAGTTATATAGAATAAAACTATATTCTAAAAATCATAATAATAGAAGAACATTCAAGTTTGTATACAAATTACCAGAAGCTATAACAGTCTATGATGATGTTGCTCAATTCAATAGAAAGATGGTTGGGAAAGAATGGCAACAAGGAATAAACTACATCACAGCTAAAGTGATAATTCCTGTGTCTGCAAGCTATGATAATTCAAATATTTTAGTATTTGGACATGGACCACTTACAGGTGAAGTGGATAAGGAAGGAAATACAGTAGTCTATAGATTAAATAATTATTATCCAGGAGATTTTTTAGAAGCACATATTTTAATGGAACCTGAAATATTTTCTGAATATAATAAATCAAAGATAGTTCATAAAGATATGAAACAAAAACTTTTAGATATGGAAGCTAAATTTGCTGATGAAGCTAATGCAGAAAGAGATAAAGCTATCAGACAACAAGAAATGATTAATAAAGTATTTGAAAAACCAGGTTTAATATTTGGTGTATTAAGCTCAATATGGGGAGCATTGATGTACTATATTCATGTAATTTTCAAAAGAAAGAATAAGGTAAAAAATAGTGTTGGAAAATACCTAAGAGAATTACCTGATAATTCTTCACCAGCTCTTGTTGGAGGCTTCATGACAAATAGTATCAATGATAATGAGATACTTGCAACTATTGTAGATTTAGTTAGAAGAAAAATTTTGACACTTGAAACTTCAGATAAAAACTCTATAATAATACTGACAGGAAGTACAGAAAATTTATCTGCACAAGAAAAAGCTATAGTAGATATCTATATAAATGATTTTGGAGATGGAAAATCATTAGATTTAAAGAGTTTTGGATTCTTTCAAAAAGTACCTATGTCAGTTGCTAGAAAATTTGAAAAATGGAGAGCAATGGTACAGTCTGAAATGAACAGAAAAAACCTAACTTATGAAGGATTTGGATGCTTAGGAGTAATTTTCTTTGCATTATTTGGACCAATTCTTGCTTTTGCAGGTCTTATTTTTGGAATGGTTACAGGCAATAAAATGTTCTTATTAATAGTGGTTATGGGTATTATTTTATTTGTTTCTGGAGCTAAAGCAAAATATCCTAGAAAAGAGTTAGCTGAAGCTAAAGATAAATGGCAAGCATTTAAAAACTTTCTATCAGATTATTCACAATTAGAAGAAGCAAAAATAACATCAGTTCACCTATGGGAACAATATTTTGTCTATGCTGTAGCTTTAGGAGTATCTGACAAGGTTGTAAAAGCATATAAGAAGGCATTAGATATGGGAGTTATAAATGATGTTCAAGGAGTGAATAGTCTTGCATAT
This genomic interval carries:
- a CDS encoding alpha/beta hydrolase family protein — protein: MENLHLKSFLEYKFLSNLDFNPEGKNLAFSLSESDYEKNSYKHYIYSLNTETKEIRKLTHFGKEKNSLWLNNDIILFSSDRDTDIEEKKKLGETWTLFYALDIKNGGEAYEYMRLPLDVSNIKIVDENNFILLADYDNNSYHLNDLKGEEREKAIKEIEENKDYEVLDEIPFWSNGHGFRNKKRDRLYHYDKLNNKVTPISDEYTNVELVNVKDNKVIFAGRTFTDKQGLTSGLYVYDVKSQNLEVIVDKNLYDISYANFIEDKIICALSDMKAYGVNENHKLYLIDSNKNITLLNDNDTWLSCTVGSDCRLGGGKSFKVIGNKLYFLATIAERVYLKSIDTNGKVEILSDKDGTIDFFDIANGEIYYVGMRDYTLQEVYKLENNESTKLTSFNEEINKKYKISKPEVFDFTTNGATTKGFVIYPVDYDKNKTYPAILDIHGGPKTVYGNVFYNEMQVWANMGYFVFFTNPHGSDGYGNEFADIRGKYGTIDYEDLMNFTDYVLEKYPIDKSRVGVTGGSYGGYMTNWIIGHTDRFRCAVSQRSISNWISKFGTTDIGYYFNADQNQATPWINHDKLWWHSPLKYADKAKTPTLFIHSEQDYRCWLAEGIQMFTALKYHGVEARLCMFRGENHELSRSGKPKHRLRRLTEITNWFEKYLK
- a CDS encoding DUF2207 domain-containing protein; this translates as MKKNILKIFLFFLISIVSFAASFRIEKLDIEANLQKDGSMVVSEAVTYDIDEINGVYFDIDAKGFGELQYIQVFEDDSTGGFKEVDTSNYEVSVSDELYRIKLYSKNHNNRRTFKFVYKLPEAITVYDDVAQFNRKMVGKEWQQGINYITAKVIIPVSASYDNSNILVFGHGPLTGEVDKEGNTVVYRLNNYYPGDFLEAHILMEPEIFSEYNKSKIVHKDMKQKLLDMEAKFADEANAERDKAIRQQEMINKVFEKPGLIFGVLSSIWGALMYYIHVIFKRKNKVKNSVGKYLRELPDNSSPALVGGFMTNSINDNEILATIVDLVRRKILTLETSDKNSIIILTGSTENLSAQEKAIVDIYINDFGDGKSLDLKSFGFFQKVPMSVARKFEKWRAMVQSEMNRKNLTYEGFGCLGVIFFALFGPILAFAGLIFGMVTGNKMFLLIVVMGIILFVSGAKAKYPRKELAEAKDKWQAFKNFLSDYSQLEEAKITSVHLWEQYFVYAVALGVSDKVVKAYKKALDMGVINDVQGVNSLAYSPIFNPMFSRSFSNLNGMVSRTNSGASSAIASSRRSSSSGGGGGFSSRSSGGGGSRGGGGGF